The Phaenicophaeus curvirostris isolate KB17595 chromosome 15, BPBGC_Pcur_1.0, whole genome shotgun sequence genome window below encodes:
- the MYOZ3 gene encoding myozenin-3, producing the protein MTIMKPEPEEVPQLDLGKKMSTPQDLMIEELSLRNNRGSQLFQQRQKRMQRFVFEHPSSYREHTGMGAGGSHRSEKGDAEGMANEWTAEENAEGQQNYHSELHVAASPQGSPPKVPKKTEKVLQMSKVLNPDALAPGYSRPLKEVPPEKFNVTAIPKGYRSPWQELLGNENNAVHDKNQLPLRSSPWDFRSFNRNPIPFDRTLVSDLFSVPTMELDNLSVLEVIACRPNFNRVAQGWVRILPESDEL; encoded by the exons ATGACCATTATGAAACCAGAACCTGAAGAAG TGCCCCAGTTGGACCTGGGCAAGAAGATGAGCACACCGCAGGACCTGATGATCGAGGAACTCTCCCTGCGGAACAACCGCGGCTCCCAGCTCTTCCAGCAGCGCCAGAAGCGGATGCAGCGCTTCGTCTTCGAGCATCCCAGCAGCTACAGGGAG CacacagggatgggggcaggTGGCTCGCACCGCAGTGAGAAAGGTGACGCGGAGGGAATGGCAAATGAGTGGACG GCAGAGGAGAACGCCGAGGGCCAGCAGAACTATCACTCTGAGCTCCACGTGGCGGCATCACCCCAGGGCAGCCCCCCCAAAGTGCCCAAGAAGACAGAGAAAGTTTTGCAGATGAGCAAAGTCCTCAACCCTGATGCCCTGGCCCCGG GATACTCGAGGCCCCTCAAAGAAGTTCCCCCTGAGAAGTTCAATGTCACTGCCATCCCCAAGGGCTACCGATCCCCGTGGCAGGAGCTCCTGGGTAATGAGAACAATGCTGTGCACGACAAGAACCAGCTGCCCTTGAGATCCTCTCCATGGGACTTCAGGAGCTTCAACAG GAATCCCATCCCGTTTGACAGAACACTGGTCAGCGACCTGTTCTCTGTGCCTACGATGGAGCTGGATAACCTGAGCGTTCTGGAGGTGATCGCCTGCAGACCCAACTTCAACAGAGTGGCACAAGGTTGGGTGCGGATCCTCCCAGAGAGCGACGAGCTGTAG
- the RBM22 gene encoding pre-mRNA-splicing factor RBM22, protein MSTSLGSNTYNRQNWEDADFPILCQTCLGENPYIRMTKEKYGKECKICARPFTVFRWCPGVRMRFKKTEVCQTCSKLKNVCQTCLLDLEYGLPIQVRDAGLSLKDEMPKSDVNKEYYTQNMEREIANSDGTRPVGALGKATSTSDMLLKLARTTPYYKRNRPHICSFWVKGECKRGEECPYRHEKPTDPDDPLADQNIKDRYYGINDPVADKLLKRASTMPRLDPPDDKTITTLYVGGLGDTITESDLRNHFYQFGEIRTITVVQRQQCAFIQFATRQAAEVAAEKSFNKLIVNGRRLNVKWGRSQAARGKEKDKEGTTESGIKLEPVPGLPGALPPPPAAEEEASANYFNLPPSGPPAVVNIALPPPPGIAPPPPPGFGPHMFHAMGPPPPFMRAPGPIHYPSQDPQRMGAHAGKHSSP, encoded by the exons ATGTCCACATCCCTGGGCTCCAACACCTACAACCGGCAGAACTGGGAGGACGCG GACTTCCCGATTCTGTGCCAGACATGTCTTGGAGAAAACCCGTACATCCGAATG accaaagaaaaatatggaaaagaatGCAAG ATTTGTGCCAGGCCTTTCACAGTGTTTCGCTGGTGCCCTGGTGTTCGTATGCGTTTCAAGAAAACGGAAGTATGCCAGACGTGCAGCAAGCTGAAGAACGTTTGTCAGACCTGTCTGCTTGACCTGGAATATG GTTTGCCTATTCAAGTCCGGGACGCAGGACTCTCCCTTAAGGATGAAATGCCGAAGTCTGATGTCAATAAGGAGTACTACACCCAGAACATGGAACGAGAG ATAGCCAATTCTGATGGCACTAGACCAGTTGGTGCACTAGGAAAAGCTACTTCTACCAGTGACATGCTGCTGAAGCTGGCTCGGACCACGCCTTACTACAAACGTAACCGTCCTCACATCTGTTCCTTCTGGGTAAAAGGAGAAtgcaagagaggagaagagTGTCCTTACAG ACATGAGAAACCCACAGATCCAGATGATCCTCTGGCTGATCAGAACATCAAAGATCGTTACTATGGAATTAATGATCCTGTGGCTGATAAACTTCTGAAACGAGCATCAACCATGCCTCGTCTGGACCCCCCTGATGACAAGACTATTACTACGCTGTATGTTGGGGGGCTTGGAGACACTATCACTGAATCGGATCTCAG aaATCACTTCTACCAGTTTGGGGAGATCCGGACAATAACTGTAGTGCAGAGGCAGCAATGTGCTTTCATCCAGTTCGCCACCCGCCAGGCTGCAGAAGTGGCTGCTGAGAAATCCTTCAACAAACTCATTGTCAATGGTCGCAGGCTGAATGTCAAATGGGGAAG GTCTCAGGcagcaagaggaaaagaaaaggacaagGAAGGTACTACAGAATCTGGAATAAAGCTGGAGCCAGTTCCAGGACTTCCCGGAG ctcttccccctcctccagctgcagaagaggaggcttctgCAAATTACTTCAACCTACCTCCGAGTGGCCCTCCAGCCGTGGTTAACATTGCCTTGCCGCCTCCTCCTGGCATTGCTCCGCCACCACCTCCAG GTTTTGGACCACACATGTTCCACGCCATGGGGCCTCCACCTCCCTTCATGAGAGCCCCAGGCCCCATTCACTATCCGTCTCAGGATCCCCAGAGGATGGGGGCCCACGCGGGGAAGCACAGCAGCCCCTAA
- the DCTN4 gene encoding dynactin subunit 4 isoform X1 has product MASLLQSERVLYLVRGEKEMRAPLSQLYFCRYCSELRSLECVSHEVDSHYCPSCLENMPSAEAKLKKNRCANCFDCPCCMHTLSTRATSIPSPLPDDPAKTTMKKAYYLACGFCRWTSRDVGMADKSVASGGWQEPENPNTQRINKLVEYYQQLAQKEKIERDRKKLVRRRNYLPLAFSQHTIHVVDKYGLGTRLQRQRPGAPISALAGLSLKEGEDQKEIKIEPADAVEEVEPLPEDYYTRPINLTEVTTLHQRLLQPDFQPICASQLYPRHKHLLIKRSLRCRKCEHNLSKPEFNPTSIKFKIQLVAVNYIPEVRIMSIPNLRYMKESQVLLTLTNPVENITHVTLLECEEGDPDNINSTAKVVVPPKELILAGKDAAAEYDELAEPQDFQDDPDVIAFRKANKVGVFIKVTPQKEEGEVTVSFKMKHEFKNLTAPIRPNDDGDHSSSEVIWLTHHVELSLGPVLP; this is encoded by the exons ATGGCGTCGCTGCTGCAGTCGGAGCGGGTTCTGTACCTGGTGCGCGGCGAGAAGGAGATGCGGGCGCCGCTGTCGCAGCTCTACTTCTGCCGCTACTGCAGCGAGCTCCGCTCCCTGGAGTGCGTCTCGCACGAG GTGGACTCTCACTACTGCCCCAGCTGCCTGGAAAACATGCCTTCAGCTGAAGCCAAGCTGAAAAAGAATAG ATGCGCTAACTGCTTTGACTGCCCCTGCTGCATGCACACCCTTTCCACTCGGGCCACGAGCATTCCTTCACCGCTCCCTGATGACCCGGCCAAGACTACCATGAAGAAGGCTTATTACCTGGCCTGTGGATTTTGCCGCTGGACTTCCCGGGATGTGGGCATGGCAGACAAATCTGTTG cTAGTGGTGGCTGGCAGGAGCCGGAGAATCCTAACACACAGAGG atTAACAAGCTGGTTGAGTACTACCAGCAGTTGGCTCAGAAGGAGAAGATTGAGCGGGACCGGAAGAAGCTGGTGCGACGCCGAAACTACTTGCCCCTGGCCTTTTCG CAACACACTATACACGTAGTG GACAAATACGGCTTGGGAACCAGGCTTCAACGCCAGAGGCCTGGAGCTCCAATCAGTGCCCTCGCTGGACTCTC GCTGAAAGAAGGAGAGGACCAGAAGGAGATCAAGATTGAGCCAGCTGATGCAGTGGAAGAGGTGGAACCTCTTCCTGAAGATTACTACACAAGACCAATCAATCTGACAGAAG TGACGACTCTGCATCAGCGTCTGCTGCAGCCTGACTTCCAGCCGATCTGTGCTTCCCAGCTCTACCCACGTCATAAGCACCTCCTGATCAAACGTTCGCTGCGCTGTCGG AAATGTGAACATAACCTGAGCAAACCAGAATTCAATCCGACATCTATCAAATTCAAGATCCAGCTGGTTGCTGT TAACTACATCCCCGAAGTGAGAATCATGTCCATTCCCAACCTGCGCTACATGAAG GAGAGCCAGGTCCTTCTGACTCTGACTAATCCAGTGGAGAATATCACACACGTAACCCTGCTGGAGTGCGAGGAGGGAGACCCTGACAACATCAACAGCACTGCTAAG GTGGTGGTTCCTCCCAAGGAGCTTATTCTGGCTGGCAAAGATGCTGCGGCAGAGTATGATGAACTGGCAGAGCCTCAAGACTTCCAGGATGACCCTGA CGTTATTGCCTTCAGAAAAGCCAATAAGGTAGGAGTTTTCATCAAGGTCACCCCACAGAAAGAAGAGGGCGAAGTGACCGTGAGTTTCAAGATGAAGCACGAGTTTAAAAACCTCACAGCTCCAATCCGTCCCAACGATGATGGCGATCATAGTAGCTCGGAGGTCATCTGGCTCACCCATCACGTGGAGCTAAGCCTCGGTCCGGTGCTGCCGTAA
- the DCTN4 gene encoding dynactin subunit 4 isoform X2, producing MASLLQSERVLYLVRGEKEMRAPLSQLYFCRYCSELRSLECVSHEVDSHYCPSCLENMPSAEAKLKKNRCANCFDCPCCMHTLSTRATSIPSPLPDDPAKTTMKKAYYLACGFCRWTSRDVGMADKSVASGGWQEPENPNTQRINKLVEYYQQLAQKEKIERDRKKLVRRRNYLPLAFSDKYGLGTRLQRQRPGAPISALAGLSLKEGEDQKEIKIEPADAVEEVEPLPEDYYTRPINLTEVTTLHQRLLQPDFQPICASQLYPRHKHLLIKRSLRCRKCEHNLSKPEFNPTSIKFKIQLVAVNYIPEVRIMSIPNLRYMKESQVLLTLTNPVENITHVTLLECEEGDPDNINSTAKVVVPPKELILAGKDAAAEYDELAEPQDFQDDPDVIAFRKANKVGVFIKVTPQKEEGEVTVSFKMKHEFKNLTAPIRPNDDGDHSSSEVIWLTHHVELSLGPVLP from the exons ATGGCGTCGCTGCTGCAGTCGGAGCGGGTTCTGTACCTGGTGCGCGGCGAGAAGGAGATGCGGGCGCCGCTGTCGCAGCTCTACTTCTGCCGCTACTGCAGCGAGCTCCGCTCCCTGGAGTGCGTCTCGCACGAG GTGGACTCTCACTACTGCCCCAGCTGCCTGGAAAACATGCCTTCAGCTGAAGCCAAGCTGAAAAAGAATAG ATGCGCTAACTGCTTTGACTGCCCCTGCTGCATGCACACCCTTTCCACTCGGGCCACGAGCATTCCTTCACCGCTCCCTGATGACCCGGCCAAGACTACCATGAAGAAGGCTTATTACCTGGCCTGTGGATTTTGCCGCTGGACTTCCCGGGATGTGGGCATGGCAGACAAATCTGTTG cTAGTGGTGGCTGGCAGGAGCCGGAGAATCCTAACACACAGAGG atTAACAAGCTGGTTGAGTACTACCAGCAGTTGGCTCAGAAGGAGAAGATTGAGCGGGACCGGAAGAAGCTGGTGCGACGCCGAAACTACTTGCCCCTGGCCTTTTCG GACAAATACGGCTTGGGAACCAGGCTTCAACGCCAGAGGCCTGGAGCTCCAATCAGTGCCCTCGCTGGACTCTC GCTGAAAGAAGGAGAGGACCAGAAGGAGATCAAGATTGAGCCAGCTGATGCAGTGGAAGAGGTGGAACCTCTTCCTGAAGATTACTACACAAGACCAATCAATCTGACAGAAG TGACGACTCTGCATCAGCGTCTGCTGCAGCCTGACTTCCAGCCGATCTGTGCTTCCCAGCTCTACCCACGTCATAAGCACCTCCTGATCAAACGTTCGCTGCGCTGTCGG AAATGTGAACATAACCTGAGCAAACCAGAATTCAATCCGACATCTATCAAATTCAAGATCCAGCTGGTTGCTGT TAACTACATCCCCGAAGTGAGAATCATGTCCATTCCCAACCTGCGCTACATGAAG GAGAGCCAGGTCCTTCTGACTCTGACTAATCCAGTGGAGAATATCACACACGTAACCCTGCTGGAGTGCGAGGAGGGAGACCCTGACAACATCAACAGCACTGCTAAG GTGGTGGTTCCTCCCAAGGAGCTTATTCTGGCTGGCAAAGATGCTGCGGCAGAGTATGATGAACTGGCAGAGCCTCAAGACTTCCAGGATGACCCTGA CGTTATTGCCTTCAGAAAAGCCAATAAGGTAGGAGTTTTCATCAAGGTCACCCCACAGAAAGAAGAGGGCGAAGTGACCGTGAGTTTCAAGATGAAGCACGAGTTTAAAAACCTCACAGCTCCAATCCGTCCCAACGATGATGGCGATCATAGTAGCTCGGAGGTCATCTGGCTCACCCATCACGTGGAGCTAAGCCTCGGTCCGGTGCTGCCGTAA
- the SMIM3 gene encoding small integral membrane protein 3, with product MDTPDPAGAAALPKHILDVWIIVLIILATILIMTALVLCPATAVIIYRASSKEWKWTVKFSLLWSPSCWNASEGRGKTETDVASGCAFGDLAVSIGDRARPSCTADVQLAPASPLSEICLKTLWSSGFFWVSWSRGARAAPACWLHLVLLPIARVPPHPSPGG from the exons ATGGACACCCCTGACCCCGCGGGCGCCGCTGCCCTCCCCAAGCACATCCTGGATGTCTGGATCATCGTCTTGATCATCTtggccaccatcctcatcatgacAGCCCTGGTGCTCTGCCCAGCCACCGCCGTCATTATCTACCGG GCAAGCAGCAAGGAGTGGAAATGGACAGTAAAGTTCTCTCTTCTTTGGAGTCCCAGCTGTTGGAATGCTTCGGAAGGAAGGGGCAAAACCGAGACAGATGTGGCTTCTGGTTGTGCATTTGGAGATTTGGCTGTAAGCATCGGTGACAGAGCCCGTCCCAGCTGCACAGCAGACGTGCAGCTGGCACCAGCGTCTCCTCTGTCAGAGATCTGTTTGAAAACCCTGTGGAGCTCTGGGTTCTTCTGGGTCTCATGGAGCAGAGGGGCGagggcagctcctgcctgctggcTGCACTTGGTGCTTCTGCCCATAGCGAGGGTCCCACCGCACCCCAGCCCTGGTGGGTGA